Proteins from one Gossypium raimondii isolate GPD5lz chromosome 8, ASM2569854v1, whole genome shotgun sequence genomic window:
- the LOC105791909 gene encoding calmodulin-interacting protein 111 isoform X1 produces MPSKSKKQSKTPSRQSNSDLSASPRTPSVTSLDSEVSEEDLRCSIDEVSKQYPSLIGKSAFIGRVNYVDSETRSCKIWLSESSMVASYLAPGTLVSVSLSALKNKHSNGFPLSSVTDEYTLPLGVGSANETTKEVGNYFALATVFPSCKVLKNGVRLSSSLSYTLGSPSSGSIVFVYPIQSEFQTGLINESEKGHNPNSNCLSLYSCQQLHLELTSKNTVNTSYDIQSKMEFSTGRSHDRFENGITSSPKTPLYQSKLSSLHSAQVDSPFCEGSASNISKPNGLCVDSFDVKEILRDESSKKLLETCATSWLYSRNLLRGNIVAIPILSELCIFCVIGAGISNQDLTNGSHHSLPPQALEPMEHVNSAFVVDHKTEVYLRSSLDLSSETQAERTSPCVQNDSGNVKTIMEHDIPDLGGLSKEYAILKEIISSLVKNALSSFGLQTTKGVLIHGPPGTGKTSLARICVHDVGVNLFCVNGPEIVSQYHGESEQELHKVFESAIQAAPSVVFIDELDAIAPARKEGGEQLCQRMVATLLNLMDGVSTTDGVLVIAATNRPDSIEPALRRPGRFDRELEIGVPSPKQRLDILCTLLRNMDHCISDMQVQQLAMATHGFVGADLASLCNEAALVCLRRYSKFRVSCHGLGSCEMPITYVGQSGNNMEGMESGSGLRDISSSSSDSASSCKLPDSTEMVSQITASIQNGINNNSEGLSLVKENCLLSLVFEDFEKARMKVRPSAMREIILEVPKVNWEDVGGQREVKTQLMEAVEWPQKHQDAFKRIGTRPPTGVLMFGPPGCSKTLMARAVASEAGLNFLAVKGPELFSKWVGESEKAVRSLFAKARANAPSIIFFDEIDSLAVTRGKDNDGVSVSDRVMSQLLVELDGLHQRVDVTVIAATNRPDKIDPALLRPGRFDRLLYVGPPNENDREDIFRIHLSKSPCRSDVSLKELAHLTEGCTGADISLICREAAVIALEESLDAEELTMCHIKTAIRQARPSEIQLYQDLSAKFERLVHSSSVEKN; encoded by the exons ATGCCTTCAAAGTCCAAGAAGCAATCGAAGACGCCTTCAAGGCAATCAAATTCCGACCTATCGGCTTCTCCACGGACACCGTCGGTGACTTCTCTTGATTCAGAAGTTAGTGAAGAAGATCTTAGGTGCTCCATTGACGAAGTTTCGAAGCAATATCCTTCTCTTATTGGAAAATCTGCTTTCATTGGACGAGTTAATTATGTTGATTCCGAAACTAGAAGCTGTAAAATTTGGTTGTCAGAGTCTTCTATGGTCGCTTCTTATCTCGCTCCTGGTACATTAGTATCG GTCTCACTTTCTGCTTTGAAGAATAAACATTCAAATGGATTTCCTTTAAGTTCTGTAACAGATGAATATACTCTACCTCTTGGTGTTGGTTCGGCCAATGAAACTACAAAAGAAGTTGGAAACTACTTTGCACTTGCTACAGTTTTTCCATCTTGTAAG gTTTTGAAGAATGGAGTCAGATTGTCTTCAAGCCTTTCATATACACTGGGTTCTCCCTCTTCTGGCAGCATCGTGTTTGTTTACCCTATTCAAAGTGAATTTCAAACTGGTCTTATAAATGAGAGTGAAAAGGGTCATAACCCAAATTCTAATTGCCTCTCATTGTATAGCTGCCAGCAATTGCATCTGGAGCTGACTTCTAAGAATACAGTAAATACAAGCTATGATATACAATCTAAAATGGAATTCTCTACAGGGAGAAGTCATGATCGATTTGAGAATGGAATAACATCTTCCCCTAAGACGCCATTATATCAGTCAAAGCTGAGTTCTCTTCATTCTGCTCAGGTAGATTCACCCTTTTGTGAAGGCTCTGCGTCAAATATCTCCAAACCAAATGGTTTATGTGTTGATTCATTTGATGTTAAAGAGATTTTAAGGGATGAAAGTTCTAAGAAGCTACTAGAGACCTGTGCTACTTCATGGTTGTATTCACGAAATCTATTGCGTGGAAATATTGTGGCCATTCCAATTCTTTCGGAGCTTTGCATTTTCTGTGTGATAGGTGCTGGTATCAGTAACCAAGATTTGACAAATGGAAGTCATCATAGCTTGCCCCCACAAGCACTTGAACCAATGGAGCATGTGAATAGTGCTTTTGTTGTAGACCACAAGACTGAAGTATACTTACGGTCATCATTGGATTTGTCTTCTGAAACTCAAGCTGAAAGAACTTCACCGTGTGTGCAAAATGACTCTGGCAATGTGAAAACCATTATGGAGCATGATATTCCAGATTTGGGTGGCTTGTCTAAAGAATATGCAATATTGAAGGAAATCATTTCCTCATTGGTGAAGAATGCTTTGTCAAG TTTTGGTTTACAAACTACAAAGGGAGTGCTTATTCATGGCCCACCTGGAACGGGAAAGACTTCTTTGGCACGGATATGTGTTCATGATGTTGGTGTTAACCTCTTCTGTGTTAATGGACCCGAGATTGTTAGTCAATATCATGGAGAAAGTGAGCAAGAATTACACAAAGTTTTTGAGTCAGCTATACAGGCTGCACCTTCCGTG GTTTTCATTGATGAGTTGGATGCCATAGCTCCTGCACGGAAAGAAGGAGGTGAACAACTATGCCAAAGAATGGTTGCTACTTTGTTGAATTTGATGGATGGGGTTAGTACAACTGATGGAGTACTTGTGATTGCTGCTACCAACAGGCCTGATAGCATTGAGCCTGCACTTAGACGACCTGGAAGATTTGACAGGGAACTTGAGATTG GTGTGCCATCTCCAAAGCAACGGCTAGATATACTTTGTACTCTTCTCAGAAACATGGACCACTGCATTTCAGATATGCAAGTTCAGCAACTTGCCATGGCTACACATGGTTTTGTAGGTGCTGATCTAGCTTCCCTTTGTAATGAGGCAGCTTTAGTTTGTCTTAGGCGCTACTCTAAATTTAGAGTTTCTTGTCATGGTTTGGGATCCTGTGAAATGCCAATAACATATGTAGGCCAGTCAGGCAATAATATGGAAGGAATGGAAAGTGGAAGTGGTTTAAGAGACATTTCATCTAGTTCTTCAGATTCTGCATCCTCTTGCAAATTGCCTGATTCTACTGAGATGGTCTCACAAATAACAGCTAGCATCCAGAATGGCATTAACAATAATTCTGAAGGACTGTCTTTGGTGAAAGAAAATTGCCTGCTAAGTTTGGTGTTTGAGGATTTTGAAAAGGCCAGGATGAAAGTGAGACCTAGTGCCATGCGTGAG ATCATACTTGAGGTTCCAAAAGTTAACTGGGAAGATGTTGGCGGTCAAAGGGAGGTCAAAACTCAGCTAATGGAAGCTGTTGAATGGCCTCAAAAACACCAGGATGCATTTAAGAGGATTGGTACTCGGCCTCCCACAGGGGTGTTGATGTTTGGACCTCCAGGTTGTAGCAAAACCCTCATGGCTCGTGCTGTGGCTTCTGAGGCTGGATTGAATTTTCTAGCGGTGAAAGGTCCAGAACTTTTCAGCAAATGGGTTGGTGAGTCTGAGAAGGCAGTAAGATCCCTTTTTGCAAAGGCAAGGGCTAATGCTCCGTCAATCatattttttgatgaaattgatagCCTTGCTGTAACTCGTGGGAAGGACAATGATGGGGTTTCAGTTTCTGACAGGGTCATGAGTCAACTTCTTGTTGAGTTGGATG GTTTGCATCAAAGAGTTGATGTTACTGTTATTGCAGCTACTAATCGACCAGACAAGATTGACCCTGCCCTTCTAAGACCAG GACGTTTCGATCGACTGTTATATGTGGGACCACCAAATGAGAATGACCGTGAAGATATATTTCGCATCCATTTGAGCAAAAGTCCTTGCAGGTCTGATGTTAGCTTAAAAGAGCTTGCTCATCTCACGGAGGGCTGTACTGGTGCCGATATATCATTGATTTGCCGGGAGGCAGCTGTCATAGCTCTTGAG GAGAGCCTTGATGCTGAAGAATTAACAATGTGCCACATAAAAACTGCAATCAGACAAGCACGGCCATCGGAGATTCAGTTGTATCAAGACCTATCAGCAAAATTTGAAAGGCTTGTTCACTCCAGCTCTGTGGAAAAGAACTAG
- the LOC105791910 gene encoding uncharacterized protein LOC105791910 isoform X1: MSSSAVEAEAPDLVCRLDNVQGMVDALSAVRWKRHQDAVVELSEHGVVLIVEDTGCLQAKVYLQRELFVLYEYHAEGRPRFGVSLGLFVDCLNSFSAPGRSSMIEIQYPGPDMQLLIKSVDSLDACIYAEIRTRIPDTISWDYNFEPAGSTPLTFTVKSAALKEAIDDLEWPGSSIQINLQPDPPCITFKGEGHGDLQIDFTYYVNTDLVIAFHCDCQVSYRYKYKFLRATTSNLPSSVIKDNRGSKLTIGRGGMLKVQHLVSVARSATSHPHIGSAGHQQPSRIAYIEFFVKSEVDE, translated from the exons ATGAGCTCGTCGGCAGTAGAAGCAGAAGCGCCGGATCTGGTGTGCCGGTTGGACAACGTCCAAGGTATGGTCGACGCACTCTCTGCCGTTCGATGGAAACGCCATCAg GACGCAGTGGTGGAATTATCAGAGCATGGTGTCGTTTTGATCGTGGAGGATACTGGTTGTCTTCAAGCCAAAGTTTATCTTCAACGTGAG CTATTCGTTCTCTATGAATATCATGCTGAAGGGCGACCACGTTTTGGAGTAAGCTTGGGCCTCTTTGTCGACTGTTTGAACTCATTTTCTGCACCTGGACGTTCAAGTATGATCGAGATTCAATACCCAGGACCTGATATGCAGCTtcttataaa GTCTGTTGATTCACTTGATGCTTGTATTTATGCGGAAATCAGGACAAGAATTCCAGATACAATTTCATGGGACTACAACTTTGAACCTGCCGGAAGCACACCACTTACTTTTACTGTCAAG TCCGCAGCATTAAAAGAAGCAATTGATGATCTAGAATGGCCAGGGTCGAGCATCCAGATCAATCTACAGCCAGACCCCCCATGCATTACGTTTAAAGGAGAAGGCCATGGAGACTTGCAG ATAGATTTCACCTATTATGTAAATACGGATCTTGTGATTGCATTTCACTGTGATTGCCAAGTATCCTATAG GTATAAATACAAGTTTCTTCGAGCAACAACTTCGAATCTACCCAGCAGTGTTATTAAAGATAACAGAGGAAGTAAACTGACCATTGGGAGAGGAGGGATGTTGAAAGTTCAACACTTGGTTTCAGTTGCTAGATCAGCTACTTCACATCCTCATATTGGTTCTGCTGGGCATCAACAACCTAGTCGAATTGCTTATATCGAGTTCTTTGTGAAGTCTGAGGTAGATGAATAA
- the LOC105791910 gene encoding uncharacterized protein LOC105791910 isoform X2 — MSSSAVEAEAPDLVCRLDNVQGMVDALSAVRWKRHQDAVVELSEHGVVLIVEDTGCLQAKVYLQRELFVLYEYHAEGRPRFGVSLGLFVDCLNSFSAPGRSSMIEIQYPGPDMQLLIKTRIPDTISWDYNFEPAGSTPLTFTVKSAALKEAIDDLEWPGSSIQINLQPDPPCITFKGEGHGDLQIDFTYYVNTDLVIAFHCDCQVSYRYKYKFLRATTSNLPSSVIKDNRGSKLTIGRGGMLKVQHLVSVARSATSHPHIGSAGHQQPSRIAYIEFFVKSEVDE, encoded by the exons ATGAGCTCGTCGGCAGTAGAAGCAGAAGCGCCGGATCTGGTGTGCCGGTTGGACAACGTCCAAGGTATGGTCGACGCACTCTCTGCCGTTCGATGGAAACGCCATCAg GACGCAGTGGTGGAATTATCAGAGCATGGTGTCGTTTTGATCGTGGAGGATACTGGTTGTCTTCAAGCCAAAGTTTATCTTCAACGTGAG CTATTCGTTCTCTATGAATATCATGCTGAAGGGCGACCACGTTTTGGAGTAAGCTTGGGCCTCTTTGTCGACTGTTTGAACTCATTTTCTGCACCTGGACGTTCAAGTATGATCGAGATTCAATACCCAGGACCTGATATGCAGCTtcttataaa GACAAGAATTCCAGATACAATTTCATGGGACTACAACTTTGAACCTGCCGGAAGCACACCACTTACTTTTACTGTCAAG TCCGCAGCATTAAAAGAAGCAATTGATGATCTAGAATGGCCAGGGTCGAGCATCCAGATCAATCTACAGCCAGACCCCCCATGCATTACGTTTAAAGGAGAAGGCCATGGAGACTTGCAG ATAGATTTCACCTATTATGTAAATACGGATCTTGTGATTGCATTTCACTGTGATTGCCAAGTATCCTATAG GTATAAATACAAGTTTCTTCGAGCAACAACTTCGAATCTACCCAGCAGTGTTATTAAAGATAACAGAGGAAGTAAACTGACCATTGGGAGAGGAGGGATGTTGAAAGTTCAACACTTGGTTTCAGTTGCTAGATCAGCTACTTCACATCCTCATATTGGTTCTGCTGGGCATCAACAACCTAGTCGAATTGCTTATATCGAGTTCTTTGTGAAGTCTGAGGTAGATGAATAA
- the LOC105791909 gene encoding calmodulin-interacting protein 111 isoform X2, whose translation MLIPKLEAVKFGCQSLLWSLLISLLVSLSALKNKHSNGFPLSSVTDEYTLPLGVGSANETTKEVGNYFALATVFPSCKVLKNGVRLSSSLSYTLGSPSSGSIVFVYPIQSEFQTGLINESEKGHNPNSNCLSLYSCQQLHLELTSKNTVNTSYDIQSKMEFSTGRSHDRFENGITSSPKTPLYQSKLSSLHSAQVDSPFCEGSASNISKPNGLCVDSFDVKEILRDESSKKLLETCATSWLYSRNLLRGNIVAIPILSELCIFCVIGAGISNQDLTNGSHHSLPPQALEPMEHVNSAFVVDHKTEVYLRSSLDLSSETQAERTSPCVQNDSGNVKTIMEHDIPDLGGLSKEYAILKEIISSLVKNALSSFGLQTTKGVLIHGPPGTGKTSLARICVHDVGVNLFCVNGPEIVSQYHGESEQELHKVFESAIQAAPSVVFIDELDAIAPARKEGGEQLCQRMVATLLNLMDGVSTTDGVLVIAATNRPDSIEPALRRPGRFDRELEIGVPSPKQRLDILCTLLRNMDHCISDMQVQQLAMATHGFVGADLASLCNEAALVCLRRYSKFRVSCHGLGSCEMPITYVGQSGNNMEGMESGSGLRDISSSSSDSASSCKLPDSTEMVSQITASIQNGINNNSEGLSLVKENCLLSLVFEDFEKARMKVRPSAMREIILEVPKVNWEDVGGQREVKTQLMEAVEWPQKHQDAFKRIGTRPPTGVLMFGPPGCSKTLMARAVASEAGLNFLAVKGPELFSKWVGESEKAVRSLFAKARANAPSIIFFDEIDSLAVTRGKDNDGVSVSDRVMSQLLVELDGLHQRVDVTVIAATNRPDKIDPALLRPGRFDRLLYVGPPNENDREDIFRIHLSKSPCRSDVSLKELAHLTEGCTGADISLICREAAVIALEESLDAEELTMCHIKTAIRQARPSEIQLYQDLSAKFERLVHSSSVEKN comes from the exons ATGTTGATTCCGAAACTAGAAGCTGTAAAATTTGGTTGTCAGAGTCTTCTATGGTCGCTTCTTATCTCGCTCCTG GTCTCACTTTCTGCTTTGAAGAATAAACATTCAAATGGATTTCCTTTAAGTTCTGTAACAGATGAATATACTCTACCTCTTGGTGTTGGTTCGGCCAATGAAACTACAAAAGAAGTTGGAAACTACTTTGCACTTGCTACAGTTTTTCCATCTTGTAAG gTTTTGAAGAATGGAGTCAGATTGTCTTCAAGCCTTTCATATACACTGGGTTCTCCCTCTTCTGGCAGCATCGTGTTTGTTTACCCTATTCAAAGTGAATTTCAAACTGGTCTTATAAATGAGAGTGAAAAGGGTCATAACCCAAATTCTAATTGCCTCTCATTGTATAGCTGCCAGCAATTGCATCTGGAGCTGACTTCTAAGAATACAGTAAATACAAGCTATGATATACAATCTAAAATGGAATTCTCTACAGGGAGAAGTCATGATCGATTTGAGAATGGAATAACATCTTCCCCTAAGACGCCATTATATCAGTCAAAGCTGAGTTCTCTTCATTCTGCTCAGGTAGATTCACCCTTTTGTGAAGGCTCTGCGTCAAATATCTCCAAACCAAATGGTTTATGTGTTGATTCATTTGATGTTAAAGAGATTTTAAGGGATGAAAGTTCTAAGAAGCTACTAGAGACCTGTGCTACTTCATGGTTGTATTCACGAAATCTATTGCGTGGAAATATTGTGGCCATTCCAATTCTTTCGGAGCTTTGCATTTTCTGTGTGATAGGTGCTGGTATCAGTAACCAAGATTTGACAAATGGAAGTCATCATAGCTTGCCCCCACAAGCACTTGAACCAATGGAGCATGTGAATAGTGCTTTTGTTGTAGACCACAAGACTGAAGTATACTTACGGTCATCATTGGATTTGTCTTCTGAAACTCAAGCTGAAAGAACTTCACCGTGTGTGCAAAATGACTCTGGCAATGTGAAAACCATTATGGAGCATGATATTCCAGATTTGGGTGGCTTGTCTAAAGAATATGCAATATTGAAGGAAATCATTTCCTCATTGGTGAAGAATGCTTTGTCAAG TTTTGGTTTACAAACTACAAAGGGAGTGCTTATTCATGGCCCACCTGGAACGGGAAAGACTTCTTTGGCACGGATATGTGTTCATGATGTTGGTGTTAACCTCTTCTGTGTTAATGGACCCGAGATTGTTAGTCAATATCATGGAGAAAGTGAGCAAGAATTACACAAAGTTTTTGAGTCAGCTATACAGGCTGCACCTTCCGTG GTTTTCATTGATGAGTTGGATGCCATAGCTCCTGCACGGAAAGAAGGAGGTGAACAACTATGCCAAAGAATGGTTGCTACTTTGTTGAATTTGATGGATGGGGTTAGTACAACTGATGGAGTACTTGTGATTGCTGCTACCAACAGGCCTGATAGCATTGAGCCTGCACTTAGACGACCTGGAAGATTTGACAGGGAACTTGAGATTG GTGTGCCATCTCCAAAGCAACGGCTAGATATACTTTGTACTCTTCTCAGAAACATGGACCACTGCATTTCAGATATGCAAGTTCAGCAACTTGCCATGGCTACACATGGTTTTGTAGGTGCTGATCTAGCTTCCCTTTGTAATGAGGCAGCTTTAGTTTGTCTTAGGCGCTACTCTAAATTTAGAGTTTCTTGTCATGGTTTGGGATCCTGTGAAATGCCAATAACATATGTAGGCCAGTCAGGCAATAATATGGAAGGAATGGAAAGTGGAAGTGGTTTAAGAGACATTTCATCTAGTTCTTCAGATTCTGCATCCTCTTGCAAATTGCCTGATTCTACTGAGATGGTCTCACAAATAACAGCTAGCATCCAGAATGGCATTAACAATAATTCTGAAGGACTGTCTTTGGTGAAAGAAAATTGCCTGCTAAGTTTGGTGTTTGAGGATTTTGAAAAGGCCAGGATGAAAGTGAGACCTAGTGCCATGCGTGAG ATCATACTTGAGGTTCCAAAAGTTAACTGGGAAGATGTTGGCGGTCAAAGGGAGGTCAAAACTCAGCTAATGGAAGCTGTTGAATGGCCTCAAAAACACCAGGATGCATTTAAGAGGATTGGTACTCGGCCTCCCACAGGGGTGTTGATGTTTGGACCTCCAGGTTGTAGCAAAACCCTCATGGCTCGTGCTGTGGCTTCTGAGGCTGGATTGAATTTTCTAGCGGTGAAAGGTCCAGAACTTTTCAGCAAATGGGTTGGTGAGTCTGAGAAGGCAGTAAGATCCCTTTTTGCAAAGGCAAGGGCTAATGCTCCGTCAATCatattttttgatgaaattgatagCCTTGCTGTAACTCGTGGGAAGGACAATGATGGGGTTTCAGTTTCTGACAGGGTCATGAGTCAACTTCTTGTTGAGTTGGATG GTTTGCATCAAAGAGTTGATGTTACTGTTATTGCAGCTACTAATCGACCAGACAAGATTGACCCTGCCCTTCTAAGACCAG GACGTTTCGATCGACTGTTATATGTGGGACCACCAAATGAGAATGACCGTGAAGATATATTTCGCATCCATTTGAGCAAAAGTCCTTGCAGGTCTGATGTTAGCTTAAAAGAGCTTGCTCATCTCACGGAGGGCTGTACTGGTGCCGATATATCATTGATTTGCCGGGAGGCAGCTGTCATAGCTCTTGAG GAGAGCCTTGATGCTGAAGAATTAACAATGTGCCACATAAAAACTGCAATCAGACAAGCACGGCCATCGGAGATTCAGTTGTATCAAGACCTATCAGCAAAATTTGAAAGGCTTGTTCACTCCAGCTCTGTGGAAAAGAACTAG
- the LOC105791909 gene encoding calmodulin-interacting protein 111 isoform X3, translating to MNILYLLVLVRPMKLQKKLETTLHLLQFFHLVLKNGVRLSSSLSYTLGSPSSGSIVFVYPIQSEFQTGLINESEKGHNPNSNCLSLYSCQQLHLELTSKNTVNTSYDIQSKMEFSTGRSHDRFENGITSSPKTPLYQSKLSSLHSAQVDSPFCEGSASNISKPNGLCVDSFDVKEILRDESSKKLLETCATSWLYSRNLLRGNIVAIPILSELCIFCVIGAGISNQDLTNGSHHSLPPQALEPMEHVNSAFVVDHKTEVYLRSSLDLSSETQAERTSPCVQNDSGNVKTIMEHDIPDLGGLSKEYAILKEIISSLVKNALSSFGLQTTKGVLIHGPPGTGKTSLARICVHDVGVNLFCVNGPEIVSQYHGESEQELHKVFESAIQAAPSVVFIDELDAIAPARKEGGEQLCQRMVATLLNLMDGVSTTDGVLVIAATNRPDSIEPALRRPGRFDRELEIGVPSPKQRLDILCTLLRNMDHCISDMQVQQLAMATHGFVGADLASLCNEAALVCLRRYSKFRVSCHGLGSCEMPITYVGQSGNNMEGMESGSGLRDISSSSSDSASSCKLPDSTEMVSQITASIQNGINNNSEGLSLVKENCLLSLVFEDFEKARMKVRPSAMREIILEVPKVNWEDVGGQREVKTQLMEAVEWPQKHQDAFKRIGTRPPTGVLMFGPPGCSKTLMARAVASEAGLNFLAVKGPELFSKWVGESEKAVRSLFAKARANAPSIIFFDEIDSLAVTRGKDNDGVSVSDRVMSQLLVELDGLHQRVDVTVIAATNRPDKIDPALLRPGRFDRLLYVGPPNENDREDIFRIHLSKSPCRSDVSLKELAHLTEGCTGADISLICREAAVIALEESLDAEELTMCHIKTAIRQARPSEIQLYQDLSAKFERLVHSSSVEKN from the exons ATGAATATACTCTACCTCTTGGTGTTGGTTCGGCCAATGAAACTACAAAAGAAGTTGGAAACTACTTTGCACTTGCTACAGTTTTTCCATCTT gTTTTGAAGAATGGAGTCAGATTGTCTTCAAGCCTTTCATATACACTGGGTTCTCCCTCTTCTGGCAGCATCGTGTTTGTTTACCCTATTCAAAGTGAATTTCAAACTGGTCTTATAAATGAGAGTGAAAAGGGTCATAACCCAAATTCTAATTGCCTCTCATTGTATAGCTGCCAGCAATTGCATCTGGAGCTGACTTCTAAGAATACAGTAAATACAAGCTATGATATACAATCTAAAATGGAATTCTCTACAGGGAGAAGTCATGATCGATTTGAGAATGGAATAACATCTTCCCCTAAGACGCCATTATATCAGTCAAAGCTGAGTTCTCTTCATTCTGCTCAGGTAGATTCACCCTTTTGTGAAGGCTCTGCGTCAAATATCTCCAAACCAAATGGTTTATGTGTTGATTCATTTGATGTTAAAGAGATTTTAAGGGATGAAAGTTCTAAGAAGCTACTAGAGACCTGTGCTACTTCATGGTTGTATTCACGAAATCTATTGCGTGGAAATATTGTGGCCATTCCAATTCTTTCGGAGCTTTGCATTTTCTGTGTGATAGGTGCTGGTATCAGTAACCAAGATTTGACAAATGGAAGTCATCATAGCTTGCCCCCACAAGCACTTGAACCAATGGAGCATGTGAATAGTGCTTTTGTTGTAGACCACAAGACTGAAGTATACTTACGGTCATCATTGGATTTGTCTTCTGAAACTCAAGCTGAAAGAACTTCACCGTGTGTGCAAAATGACTCTGGCAATGTGAAAACCATTATGGAGCATGATATTCCAGATTTGGGTGGCTTGTCTAAAGAATATGCAATATTGAAGGAAATCATTTCCTCATTGGTGAAGAATGCTTTGTCAAG TTTTGGTTTACAAACTACAAAGGGAGTGCTTATTCATGGCCCACCTGGAACGGGAAAGACTTCTTTGGCACGGATATGTGTTCATGATGTTGGTGTTAACCTCTTCTGTGTTAATGGACCCGAGATTGTTAGTCAATATCATGGAGAAAGTGAGCAAGAATTACACAAAGTTTTTGAGTCAGCTATACAGGCTGCACCTTCCGTG GTTTTCATTGATGAGTTGGATGCCATAGCTCCTGCACGGAAAGAAGGAGGTGAACAACTATGCCAAAGAATGGTTGCTACTTTGTTGAATTTGATGGATGGGGTTAGTACAACTGATGGAGTACTTGTGATTGCTGCTACCAACAGGCCTGATAGCATTGAGCCTGCACTTAGACGACCTGGAAGATTTGACAGGGAACTTGAGATTG GTGTGCCATCTCCAAAGCAACGGCTAGATATACTTTGTACTCTTCTCAGAAACATGGACCACTGCATTTCAGATATGCAAGTTCAGCAACTTGCCATGGCTACACATGGTTTTGTAGGTGCTGATCTAGCTTCCCTTTGTAATGAGGCAGCTTTAGTTTGTCTTAGGCGCTACTCTAAATTTAGAGTTTCTTGTCATGGTTTGGGATCCTGTGAAATGCCAATAACATATGTAGGCCAGTCAGGCAATAATATGGAAGGAATGGAAAGTGGAAGTGGTTTAAGAGACATTTCATCTAGTTCTTCAGATTCTGCATCCTCTTGCAAATTGCCTGATTCTACTGAGATGGTCTCACAAATAACAGCTAGCATCCAGAATGGCATTAACAATAATTCTGAAGGACTGTCTTTGGTGAAAGAAAATTGCCTGCTAAGTTTGGTGTTTGAGGATTTTGAAAAGGCCAGGATGAAAGTGAGACCTAGTGCCATGCGTGAG ATCATACTTGAGGTTCCAAAAGTTAACTGGGAAGATGTTGGCGGTCAAAGGGAGGTCAAAACTCAGCTAATGGAAGCTGTTGAATGGCCTCAAAAACACCAGGATGCATTTAAGAGGATTGGTACTCGGCCTCCCACAGGGGTGTTGATGTTTGGACCTCCAGGTTGTAGCAAAACCCTCATGGCTCGTGCTGTGGCTTCTGAGGCTGGATTGAATTTTCTAGCGGTGAAAGGTCCAGAACTTTTCAGCAAATGGGTTGGTGAGTCTGAGAAGGCAGTAAGATCCCTTTTTGCAAAGGCAAGGGCTAATGCTCCGTCAATCatattttttgatgaaattgatagCCTTGCTGTAACTCGTGGGAAGGACAATGATGGGGTTTCAGTTTCTGACAGGGTCATGAGTCAACTTCTTGTTGAGTTGGATG GTTTGCATCAAAGAGTTGATGTTACTGTTATTGCAGCTACTAATCGACCAGACAAGATTGACCCTGCCCTTCTAAGACCAG GACGTTTCGATCGACTGTTATATGTGGGACCACCAAATGAGAATGACCGTGAAGATATATTTCGCATCCATTTGAGCAAAAGTCCTTGCAGGTCTGATGTTAGCTTAAAAGAGCTTGCTCATCTCACGGAGGGCTGTACTGGTGCCGATATATCATTGATTTGCCGGGAGGCAGCTGTCATAGCTCTTGAG GAGAGCCTTGATGCTGAAGAATTAACAATGTGCCACATAAAAACTGCAATCAGACAAGCACGGCCATCGGAGATTCAGTTGTATCAAGACCTATCAGCAAAATTTGAAAGGCTTGTTCACTCCAGCTCTGTGGAAAAGAACTAG